From a region of the Budorcas taxicolor isolate Tak-1 chromosome 9, Takin1.1, whole genome shotgun sequence genome:
- the LOC128053423 gene encoding cytochrome c oxidase subunit 7A2, mitochondrial, translating to MLRNLLALRQIAKRTISTASRRQFENKVPEKQKLFQEDNGIPVHLKGGIADALLYRATMILTVGGTAYAMYELAVASFPKKQD from the exons ATGCTGCGGAATCTTCTG gctCTCCGTCAGATTGCTAAGAGGACCATAAGTACTGCTTCACGCAGGCAGTTTGAAAATAAGGttccagagaaacaaaagctgTTTCAG GAggataatggaattccagtgcaTCTGAAGGGTGGGATAGCTGATGCCCTCCTGTATAGAGCCACCATGATTCTTACAGTTGGTG GAACGGCATATGCCATGTATGAACTGGCTGTGGCTTCATTTCCCAAGAAGCAGGATTGA